In Hahella sp. HNIBRBA332, the genomic window TCAGGGTAATCAATGCGGACGTGCAACAAAAAACGGTCCAGCTGCGCTTCCGGCAACGGATAAGTGCCTTCCTGCTCTATGGGGTTCTGCGTGGCCATGACCATAAACAGACCATCTAACGGATAACTGCGTCCGCTCACGGTAACTTGTCGCTCCGCCATGGCTTCCAGCAGCGCGCTTTGCACTTTGGCGGGAGCGCGGTTGATCTCATCCGCCAGCACTAAGTTGTGAAAAATGGGGCCTTTGCGAAACTCGAAGTTCCCCGTCTCTGGACGATAAATGTCGGACCCGGTAATGTCCGCCGGCAGTAAATCGGGAGTGAACTGGATGCGCTGGAAGTCGCCTTCAATATTGGAAGCCAGTTCTTTAATTGCTTTGGTTTTGGCGAGGCCGGGCGCCCCTTCGACCAATAAGTGGCCGTCAGCGAGCAGAGAGATCAGCAACCTATCGAGCAGGTGTGACTGTCCGATAATGGATTCACTGAGTTGGTTCTTTAGATCGAGAAGAGTGGCCTGTAAGGACATGCTTAACCTAATACCAGTGTTTGCGTTGTTCTTCCAAAAACGTCAACAAACCCTCGACGCATCCGCCGGAGGTTCCGGGCCTGTAGCGGGCTTAAGATGTTAGGAAACTCAGCTGCAGGCGTCCAGCGCCAACGTGACAGCATTCTGCAATAATTAACTTTGTTTCGTTATTAATTATTCGTCATAACATTAAACTATCAATGCGACGACTGCGGTCGCCCTCAAATCGACAAGCGAGTTGCGCAGCGAAAATCAAAAGCCGCCTAGCTGTCATGTTTTAAAGTGCGTACTGTAGAATGCCGATTCAAGGGTGATTAAGATTTTTTAACCTTGATTAAGCCAGAGTGGCGCAGCTACCCACTTTTGATATGCGCGTTGGAGTTGTTCGTGGAAATCAAAGAAACAAGGGCTGAACGCTATTACGAACGGCAGCCAATCTTCAGTAAGTCCGTTTTCTTAATCTCTGTGATATTTTTCCTGTTCGGCGGAGCTTTCGTCGATAAGTCGCTCCTAGATGAGTATTGGGTGGCGGTTCTTATCCTGGCGATGGTTAGTGTGCTGGCGTGTATTGAGATAGAGCGTCGCGAAAAGACCCGTTGGGTAGAGGCCGTCTTGTTAAAGTATGAGGGCGACCAGCTTATATTTGAGCAGAGAGACGGGGTTCAAACGCGAACCGTTGAGGTTGCACTGGAGAAGGTGAAAAAGATTACCTATGGGAAAAAATTTATCTGCTTTGAAGGCGCGCACCCATATTCCAAATTAATAGGTATTCAGAAAAGTCTCCGGCCTCACGTAGGGGAATTAATCGAGAGTATCCGGGCTGCGCGGCCTGATATTCATTTCGAATCGCAGTAGCAGTAATTGAATGAAGTGTTGTAAGCGGCGGACCTATGAAAATTGAAAGGTGGAGAAAAGTAGCCTTCGAAGAGAAGTCTTTGTGGCTGGAAAAAATAGTGCTCGGCGTTGTGTGGTTATTGATCTTTACATCCGGCCATAACTTATGGAATCCCTATCCAGTGCTGGGCCTGTTAGCCCTTCTGCTTGGATTAGGCGCGCTTTGGCGCGTTGTACGAGGAACCAAGTACCGCTGGGAGTTGGAGACATTATTGTCGTATGACGGGGATAAAGTGGTGTTCGACCTTTATCCTGAGCGTAAAGAAGTGCGTCCCATAGAGGTTTTAATCGCTAAAGTTGAGCTGATACGTTACAGCAACACATTTGTGTATTTTGAAGGCGCGTATCCCTATGCAAAGGAAGCTTCCTTCGCAAAAAAGTTCCTGCCTCATATCAAAACGCTGATCAGCAAAATACGAACTTCATATCCGAATATTAAAGTTGAAGAGGTCTGATAACGCAGCGGTTAAATGGGGTGGTTAAAATCCGTTCTTTTGTTGCGTGTTATTGCCTAGGTATTTCCACCTACCAATGTGGTTGTGATAGAACGCTTTTTTGCAAAGCGTTCTCCGTAACTCTATGAAAAAAATAATAAAAAAATTTCGTTAGCGGCGATTTTTGATCTTTTGTAGTAGGTACTAAACTGTATTAAAAACGCGTATCCGCCCTGCTAGGCTCTCGGCTCCCAAACAGCATAAACAGATTTCAATACCTGAACTATTCTTAAAACTGCAGGCGTCATCTCACTCAGTTCACTGCCTCGTTGTAAAAGAAGTTTTGGGGTCGTTGCTTTTTTTGAGCCAATAATAAAAAGGTGCAAATTTAATGAAGCAGATTAGCGTAGAGACCAGGGAGCAGTTTTTTGAACTTTTAGAGGAGGAGTTCAAAAAGAAACTGGATCCTGGCTTAGCGGAGGATGTGAACCGGTTCGCCCGGCTTTATCTCGAAATGTCGCCTCTGGACGAAATCCGTAGTCGCCGTCTGGCGGATATCTACGGCGCTGTCGTCGCCTGTTGGCACTTCCTGCAAGAACATCATCAAGACCAGCCCAAGGTCACCGTATTCAACCCTGACCTGGAAACTCACGGCTGGCAATCCACCCACACCGTTATAGGCATTCTTCACAATAACATTCCCTTTATCGTCGACTCGGTGCGTATGGGGCTGAACCGCATGGAGCTGACGCTGCACTCCATTCAGCATGCGGTTCTGTACATCGAGCGGGACAGCTCCGCCAAACTCAAGCGCGTTATCGGCCGCGATGAAGAGCCGGCGCGGGAGTTGGGCGAGTCCATGGTGTATGTGGAGATTGATCGTCATAATGATCCCGCTGATCACCAGCGCATCAGAGAGGAACTGGAGACCGTTCTCGGCGAAGTGCGGACTGCGGTAGGCGACTACGAGAAAATGAAGTCGCACGCGCAAGAACTCATCAGCGAGTTCGAGAAAGATATTCCCAATGTCAAAAAAACGGATTTAAAAGAAGCGAGCGAGTTTTTGAAGTGGTTGGCTGCGGACCATTTCACTTTCCTCGGATACGATGAGTATCAGTTCAAGAAAGCCGGTAAAGACACCATCATTCAACAGGTTGCGGGTTCTGAATTGGGTATCTTGAAGAGCCATCCAGAACGTCCCGCGATGATGAAGTTGAGCGATCTGCCTCAAAAAGCCCGTCGGCAACTACTGCAATCTGAAATTTTCACCTTCGCCAAATCGTCGCAACGCTCGCGGGTGCATCGTCCCGCTTATCCTGATTATGTGTCAGTGAAGAAGTTCAACGAGCAGGGGGAAGTCATTGGGGAGCGCCGCTTCCTGGGTCTATATACCTCACGGGTTTACCACCAGCGTCCTGACGATATTCCATTGGTCAGACGCAAGGTCAAGCATGTCCTGAAGCGCTCTGGTTTCAATCCTAGCGACTACGCTGGCAAAGAGTTGGATCAGATTCTGGCGGTTTATCCCAGAGACGAGCTGTTCCAGTTGGGGCGCGATGATTTGTTCGATGTGGCCATGGGGATTCTGTATATCCAGGAGCGCCGCAAGATTCGTCTGTTTATTCGCGAGGACGTGTACGGTCAGTTTGTCAGCGCCATCGTGTATGTGCCGAGAGACCTGTACAGCACCGATCTGCGTCTGCGCATTTCCGATATTCTGGTCAAGGCTACCGGCGCAGAAGACGTAGAGTTCACCACTTATTTCTCCGAATCCGTGCTGGCGCGTACGCAGTTCAACCTGCGCGTACCGCAAGCGGAGCGTCGCGACCTGCGTCCTGCAGAGCTGGAAGAGCGCATCATCGCAGCGGCTCAGTCCTGGCAGGATGGCCTGATGGAGAGCCTGTACGAGGCGCATGGCGAAGAACAGGCCAACGCCTATATTCATCTGTACGCCAATGCGTTCAATGGCGCCTACCGAGAAGAGTTTTCACCTCGCCGTGCGGTGATCGATATCGAGCATATTGCGTCACTGAGCGATGAACGCCCGTTGGCGATGAGTTTCTATCGCGCTCTGGAAGAAGATGAAAGCATTCTGCATTTCAAACTTTTCCATGGCGTTGTGCAGGTGCCTTTGTCCGACGTGTTGCCGTTGTTTGAAAACCTCGGTCTGAGAGTCCTGGGCGAGCACCCGTTTGAGGCGGTTGATCGTAACGGCAAGGTGGTCTGGATTCATGACTTCTCTCTGCAGAGCCGCGGCGGTGAAGTGATCGATATCCAGAAAATCCGCAAGAAGTTCGAAGAGCTGTTCCTGCGCGTTTGGACCAATGAGGCGGAGAATGACATCTTCAACCGCCTGGTATTGGCGGCCCAGATGGATTGGCGGCAGATCGCCATGTTCCGAGCCTACGCCCGTTACATGCGTCAGATCCGCTTCAGCTATAGCCAGGACTTTATCGCCAATACCCTGGTTAATCACGTTCATATCGCCAAGTCTATTTACGAGCTGTTCGAAGCGCGTTTCAACCCAGCGAAAATTCAGAGCGAAGCCCAGTGTGGCGCTGCGCAACAGAAGCTGGAGATTGAAATCAACCAGGCGTTGGATGAAGTTGAACACTTGAGTGAAGACCGCGTACTGCGTCGTTATGTTGAACTGATCAAAGCGACATTGCGCACTAACTATTATCAGCGCGGCGAAGACAATGGCGTGAAGGGATATATGTCCTTCAAATTCAGCCCTCGCGACATCCCGGAAATGCCGCTGCCGCTGCCAATGTTCGAAATCTTCGTGTACTCCCCGCGTGTAGAAGGCGTGCACTTGCGCGGCGGCAAGGTCGCCCGTGGCGGTCTGCGCTGGTCTGATCGCTTTGAGGATTACCGGACGGAAGTGCTGGGGCTGGTGAAGGCGCAGCAGGTCAAGAACTCCGTTATCGTTCCTGTAGGCGCGAAGGGTGGTTTTGTCGCCAAACAGCTGCCGGAGAATGATCGCGAAGCCATGCTGAACGAGGGTATTGCCTGCTACAAAACCTTTATTCGCGGTTTGTTGGATGTCACCGATAACCTTTCCAGCGGTGAAGTGATTCCGCCCTTGGATGTGGTGCGTCACGATGAAGACGACTATTACTTGGTTGTGGCGGCGGATAAAGGCACTGCGACGTTCAGTGACATCGCCAACTCCTTGTCGGAAGAGTACAACTTCTGGCTGGGCGATGCGTTTGCATCCGGCGGCAGCCAGGGTTACGACCACAAGAAGATGGGCATCACCGCTCGCGGCGGCTGGGTTTCTGTCGAGCGCCACTTCCGTGAAATGGGCGTGAATACAGCGACTGACGACTTTACCGTGGTGGGCGTGGGCGACATGTCCGGAGACGTGTTCGGCAACGGCATGTTGCGTTCTGAGCATATTCTCATGGTGGCCGCCTTCAACCACATGCACATCTTTATCGATCCTAATCCAGATGCCGCGTCCAGTTTCGTAGAGCGCAAGCGCCTGTTCGAGCTGCCGCGCTCCACGTGGATGGATTATGATAGCAAGTTGATCTCGGCGGGCGGCGGCGTGTTCTCGCGCAACGCCAAGTCGATTCCGATCAGCCCTGAAATGAAGGCGCGCTTCGGCATCAAGCAGGATCGCCTGCCTCCCAACATGCTGATCTCACAGTTGTTGAAAGCCTCGGTGGATCTGCTTTGGTTCGGCGGCATCGGCACCTATGTGAAATCCTCGGAAGAAACGCACGCAGACGTGGGCGATAAAGCCAACGACGCGCTGCGGGTCGACGCGAGCGATCTTCAGGTGAAAGTCATCGGTGAAGGCGGCAACCTGGGCATGACCCAGTTGGCTCGTATTGAATACGCCTTCAACTATGGCCGTCTGAATACCGACTTCATTGATAACGCCGGCGGCGTCGACTGTTCTGACCACGAAGTTAACATCAAGATCCTGCTGAATGAGATTGTCGCCGGCGGCGACATGACCATGAAGCAGCGTAATAAGTTGCTGGCGGACATGACTGAGTCCGTTGCTGATCTGGTGTTGATGAATAACTATCGTCAGACCCAGGCGTTGAGTATTGCGGAAACTGATGCGGCGACTCGCATTGAAGAATACCGCCGTCTGATTAATCATCTGGAATCTATCGGTAAGCTGAATCGCGGTCTGGAGTTTATTCCGGACGATGAAACCATCACCGAACGTAAATCCATGAAGCGCGGCCTGGTGAGACCGGAACTCTGTACGCTGATTTCCTACGTCAAAGGCTGGCTGAAGGAGACCCTGATCGACAGTGATCTGGTGGATCACGAGTATCTGGCCAACGAACTGCACACTGAATTCCCTCAGGTGCTGGTGGAGAAATTTGGTCGTCAGATGCGCGACCACCGCCTGCGTCGCGAGATTATCGCCACTCAGGTCGCCAATGACATGGTCAACCACATGGGCATCACCTTTGTGGACCGTCTGCGTCAGTCTACTGGCGCGCCAGTGGCGGCGATCGCTCAGGCGTACGTTATCGCCAGAAATGTATTCCAGGTGCAGAATCAATGGGCGGCGATTGAAGCCTTGGATTATAAGGTCGGCAGCGGCATGCAGATCGCAATGATGTCCGAACTGATCCGTTTGGTGCGTAGAGCGACCCGTTGGTTCCTGAGAAATCGTCGCAGCGAACTGAATGTCATGGAGAACATGGATAAATTCTCCACCGGCATTGACTACATCGCGCATCACTTCAAGGAGCTGCTCTCCGGCGACCAGCTCAAACTGTGGCAGGAGCGCTATGACGGTTATCGTCAGGCTGGCGTGCCGGATGAACTGGCTGCGACAGTGGCGGGAACGCCGTATCTGTACTCCGCTTTGGGCATCATTGAGGCGCAGGAACAGACTAACGCCAGCCTGGATTACGTGGCGCGTATGTTCTTCCGCATGGGCGAAAGACTGGATATGCAGTGGTTTGCGCATCAGCTCAATATCGCGCAGCCGGCGACGCATTGGCAGGCGCTGGCGAGAGAGAGTTTCCGCGAAGATCTTGACTGGCAGCAGCGTGCTCTGACGGTCGGTATCCTGCGCATGACGGACGCGCCGGAAGACATTGATCAGCGTATCGACGCCTGGTCAGAGTGCAATACGGACCTGATCGAGCGCTGGCGCGGTATGTTGACCGAGCTGAAAGCGACGAAAGATCCAGAGTTCCCTATGTACTCTGTGGCCCTGCGTGAGTTGTTGGATCTGGCGCAGAGCACTACGCACGCCACCACCAAGGTCTGATAATGTAACTTAACGCTGTCACAACCCTCCGTCCAACATAGGGGGGAGGGTTGTGATGGTTTGTTTTTATAGAGTTGATCAGTAACAGCAGAGTGTTCCAGAGATGCGGCAAATCATCGTCGACATCTATATATCCGCAGATGAGTACTTGAACGTTTACCGCGGTAGCGCAAAAAGCGTCAACGCCGTAAGCCGGGAAGGGCTCAGGGTTCAATTTCCCGCTAATATCCTGCAGCGCTTCGTAACCCGAGAGGGTATTCGGGGTTCATTTGTCATCACTTTCGATGACTCCAATAAATTTCAGTCCATTGAGCAACTGGCTTAACGCCGGTTTTATTCGCCTTGCGTCAGCCAATCTGGGTGTTGAAGCGCAATCTTCAGTAACGCCGCGACGCTGATGGCGTCCGTAATTGCGCCGCTCAGCGCCATGTCCACGGCTTCTTGCAGCGGCAAGCGTTGGACTTTTAACTCCTCTGTTTCATCTGGATTCCAACCGACTTGCGTAAGCTTGCGCGCAACATACACCACGCCCTGTTCGTCGGTGACGCAATTACTGGTGTGCAGGCGCATTAGCTCCGACAGCTCATCGGCAATCAACCCCGTTTCTTCTTGTAGCTCTCTGCGCGCGGCGTCCGCTGTCCATTCATCGTGAGGAGCGCCGCCCATAGGGATCTCCCAGGAGTAGCATTCGGTCGCATAGCGATATTGTCCCACCAGCCAGGTGTAGCCATGGTCGTCGACCGGCACGATGCCGACCGCTTTGTTCTTCATATGCACAACGCCATAAATGCCGGGCTTGCCGGTGGGGGCGATGACCTCTCGATGCTCCACTTGAATCCAGGGGTTAACATAAACCTGATTGCTGGAAAGAGTGCGCCAGGGATTGATTTCAGGAGAGTCGGACATAATGGATTCCTTGTGCGACGTAGCTCGATGGCTTGAAATGATAAGAATGAGTGGAAACTTATAACAAAAACGCCGGGGGAGAAAAGCTCCGCCGGCGTTCGGGAATGGTGTAGGTTGAGTCTGGCGTCGATATCAGGAGTGTTTGACGAACCAGTAACGTTCCCAGGCGACCAGAACCCGTTCCGGGTACCAGGTTTTGCCCAAGCTGCCGTTGTAGCGGGCCAGAGCTCGAATCAGGTTGCCTTTCTCTTTGTCCAGGTAGTGCTTGAGAATGGTGCAGCCATAGCGCAGGTTAGTGGCGACATCGTGGAGGTTATCATCCGGTCGCCCGATTTCGTTTATCCAAAACGGCATCACCTGCATCAGGCCGCGCGCGCCGGCGCTGGAAACTGCGTAGGGATCAAAGCGGCTTTCCACATGCATTACCGCCAGTACAATTTCCGGATTGAGGCCGGCGCGGGATGCTTCCAGATGCACCAGTTTCAGTAATTCAAGACGCTGATTGGTGTCTTTGATGTACTTTTCCATGCGGGTGGACATATCCACCAGCCATACTTCGGCGTCAAAGCGGTCAATAAAGCTTTGGGCCTCGTTAACCGTGCGCTTTAATACGGCGCGCAGCTCCGGATCCGGCTCTTGTTGGCCGGCGGCAAGGGCGGAGACCGGCGCAAGCGCCAGCAGCATGAAAATTCCGAATAACCAAGACAAGCCCTTGCCTCGAACAAGGGCGGGGCGCACTGAATAACTGTACTGCATGATTTAATTGACTATTTTTTCAACTTCTCTTTGATGAAGTTTACAACAGTATCCACTGCCATATCTGTGCTGTCGGTATCACGGCGGCCTTTGTATTCCACATTGCCTTCCGCCAGACCGCGATCACTGATGACGACTCGGTGTGGGATGCCGATGAGCTCCATTTCCGCAAATTTAACGCCGGGGCGTTCATTACGGTCGTCCAGCAGAACATCTACGCCGGCTTGCAACAGTTCTGCGTAAAGGCTTTCTGCTTTCTCGCGCACTACATCAGATTTATGCATATTCAAAGGAACCAGGGCGACCTGGAAAGGCGCCAGGGCGTCCGGCCAGATGATGCCTTTGTCGTCGTGGCCCTGCTCAATCGCGGCGGCGACCACCCGGGAGACGCCAATGCCGTAACAGCCCATTTGCATCACGGTAGCTTTGCCGTTTTCGTCCAATACGGTGGCGTTCATGGCGGAGCTGTATTTGTCGCCCAGTTTGAATACGTGTCCAACCTCGATGCCTTTTTTGAGCACCAGGATGCCTTTGCCATCGGGGCTGAGATCGCCTTCCACCACGTTACGCAGATCGGCGGTTTCCTTTATTTCGCAGTCACGTCCCCAGTTAACGCCGGTGAAGTGCTGGCCTTCTTCGTTGGCGCCGCAGACAAAATCCGCCAGCACGGCTGCGCTGTTGTCGACAATAGTGCGAAGAGACAGATTCACGGGGCCAATGGAGCCAGGCTTGCAGCCCACCGCCGCCTCAATGGCTTCGTCGCTGGCGAACGTCAACGGGGACGCCACGCCAGGCAGCTTCTCCGCTTTGATTTCATTGAGAACATGATCGCCGCGCAGCACCAGAGCGATTATCGGAGCAGTCTCTCCTTCTTCCGCTTCGCCCAGCACCAGCAGAGTTTTCACGGTTTGCTCCGCAGGCAGTTTCAAAAATGCGGAGACGCTTTCAATTGTGCGTTGATCAGGCGTCGCTACCTTGGTCATGTCTTTGGACGGCGCAGGCGCCTGCTTGAGAGTGGTCAGGGCTTCCGCTTTTTCTAAGTTGGCGGCGTAGTCGCTCTCAGTGCTGAACGCGATCAAGTCTTCCCCGGAGTTGGCCAGTACATGGAACTCATGGGAAGATGAACCGCCAATGCTGCCGCTATCCGCTTGCACAGGACGGAAGTCCAGGCCGAAGCGAGTGAATATGCGGGTGTAAGCGTCGTACATGACCATGTAGGTTTCGTCCAGTGATTCCTGACTCACGTGGAAGGAGTAGGCGTCCTTCATCAGGAACTCTCTGGCGCGCATGATGCCGAAGCGAGGGCGGCGCTCATCGCGGAACTTCATTTGAATCTGGTAAAAATTAGCCGGTAGTTGTTTGTAGCTTTTCAGCTCATTGCGAATCAGGTCGGTGATGACTTCTTCATGAGTCGGGCCGACGCAGAAATCGCGATTGTGACGGTCGTGAATGCGTAGCAGCTCGCAGCCGTATTGCTCCCAGCGGCCGGATTCGATCCATAGTTCTGCTGGCTGCACCGCCGGCATCAACACTTCCTGGGCGCCGGAACGGTCCATTTCCTCTCTGACGATATTTTCAACTTTTTTCAGAACCCTCAAGCCAAGGGGGAGCCAGGTATAGAGACCTGCGGCCAGCTTGCGAATCATGCCCGCGCGCAGCATCAACTGATGGCTGATGACTTCCGCGTCGGCAGGGGTTTCTTTCAGGGTGGCGATCAGGTATCGACTTGCGCGCATATATCTTCCCAGGAATACAAATAAATAAGGTTAACTACCGGTAATGGTTTATTTTTACTGCCGCACTATTGTAGAAGCGATGACTCCTTGCGTACAGGCGCGATTGTATTAATTGCGAATACGGCTCAGAGGGCGGCCCGACGGCCGCCATGACGATCGGATTTATCGCAGTTTTCCCCAAAACGGCCCATCCAAGCGGCCTTTTTCGCGTCATACAACAGTTTGTCATGAGAACGCAACCGGCCTCATGGTTTATGCCATATACCTGCTTGGCAACCCTGGGGCGATGAGGCAAACTCACCAGCGTCCGATGATACAGTTGAGCCTATGATGCTGACCGCGCACGAAATTCAAAACATCATCAGAACCGGCGTGCCGATGGCGGAGTCCATCGATTTCCGGGTTGATGAGGTCTCAGGCAAGAACGCTATCGCCCGAATCCCGTTTTCAGAAACCTTTGTGCGCCCCGGAGGGACTCTTTCCGGACCCATCATCATGTCGCTGGCGGATGCATCCATGTATGCAATTATCCTGGCGACTTTAGGGCGTGTGGAAATGGCTGTCACCAGCAATTTAAACATCAACTTTTTGCAACGGCCCAAGCCGGAAGACCTTTTGGCGGAGGCGACTCTGCTTAAACTTGGCTCCCGGATTGCATTTTGTGAAGTAAATCTGTACTCGCCGAACAGCGATGGTTTGGTCGCACACGCAACGGGAAGTTACGCGTTGCCGCGGTAAGGGGGGGAGGAGCCCGCCAGGCGCGTCGCAGCTAGTAGACTGCTGTACCGCAATAATAGCCGTACCCACAACAATAAAAACCAAATGAAATGACTTTGATCAGAGTACTAACTCAAGAACGATCAGTACTAACCTCGTGGAATAACTACAGGAAGTTATGACTATGAACATTACCGCCAGTAAAAACTCAGAAGCGCTGCAGGAGCTCGAACAGCGCAGGCAGCCCGTGCAAGAACGCAGCCGGGAAAGAGTCGAGCTGATATTAAACGAAGCTGCCATTCTTATCAGTGAAGTTGGCGTGCAGGGAGCGAAAACCTCGGAGATCGCCCGTCGCGCGGGTATTTCCCTAGCGTCTTTGTATCGCTATTTCCCCAACAAGGCCGCTATAGTCAAGGCCTTGGCTGAGCGTCATATCAAGACGTTGAGCACCGTCATGGAGGAGTTTGTAAACGAGTTTGATCTGGAGGAAGGGTTTGACAAGCTTATCGACACCTTCGCCCATTTCTACCGCTCTGAGCCAGGTTACAAAGAAATCTGGTCGGGCGTCGAGGCGATGCCTGAGCTTCAGCAATTGGATCTCGGCGAGTTGTTTGATAACGCCCAGGCTATTACCAATCGCGCCAAATTGCTGTATCCGCAAGTAGAACAAGAGCGTCTGTGGTTAATATGCGTGATGCTGCCCAGAGCCTGCGGCGCTATCCTGAGGCTGGCCATGACGATGGAAGAAAAGCCTGAGTCAATCATGCTGACGGAATTAAAGTTGATGGTGAAGTCGTACTTGCGTCAACGTTTAGGTGAGCTGGACGCGGCGGCGTAACGTCGTGTGATTGGTTACCCCGCATTGGGCCTGAGGTCAGGGAGTGCGGAAACATATAAATGAAGACGTACCGCAAATAAGCAAGCGTCATCCCTGTCGCCAATACTTGGCGGCGTCTTCTTACGGTGTATTACCGGAGGACTGAAAGCGAGTCAGTCAATGACGTCTTTCAGCGCCTCCTCAAGCATATCAAATTGAAAACTGAAGTTTTCTTCCAATAAACGGGCTGGTATCGCCTTTTGTCCCGTCAACAACATCCTCGATAGCTCCCCCATCGCTAGCCTCAATGCAAACGCTGGCGCTGTGCAGAATGCAGGGCGATGAAGCAGTTTCGCCAAGGTGGCGGTGAACTCAGCGTTAGTGACCGGCGTAGGGCTGACAGCATTGTAGGGGCCGCTGCATGTAGGCGTTTCGAGCAAATGCAGCAGAACTCTTAGCAGGTCTTGAATATGGATCCAGGGCATCCACTGGCTTCCGTCGCCGAATTTCCCCCCCAGACCAAGTTTAAAAACGGGTAGCATTTTCTGTAGGAAACCCTCTTTTCCCACCACCAGGCCGATACGGGCGATGGCGACGCGCATGCCAATACTCTCTGCACTTAGGGCGGCGGCTTCCCATTCGCTGCACAGTTCATGTGTGAACTCCTCGTGGGGCGGGTTATGCTCTGTCACTAATAGGTCTTGCTGGTCTCCGTAATAGCCCACGGCGGATGCGGAAACCATTGCTTTGGGGAGCGTTTCCATTTGCTTGCACATGTCAATCAGGTCGTGGGTCAGCGCAATACGGCTTTGCTTCAGCTTTTGCTTACGCGCTTGTGTCCAGTGTCTGTCTGCTACGGGCTCGCCAGCCAGATTGATGATGGCGTCAACCGGTGTTTCTATCAGGTCCGCGCGCAGCTCTCCGATACTGCGGCAGCGCTCTCCCACAAGATGAGATACCTGTTCAGGTCTTCTGCTGAACACAGTAGTGTCGTGTCCACTGGCCCATAGCGCCCGGCACAGTTGTTTGCCGATAAAACCTGTACCCCCGGTCACCAGGATGTGCATGCTTGGATCTCCTTAAACTCTTCCTTTCAACATGTGAGTCGTCGACTGTGCGTGAGTAGTGCGCAGTGGCGATTGGGCTATCTTGTGCCTAATCGGGCGTCTATACAATAAGTTGTTTAAAACTCGACTCTTAGCTCGCTCAGTTAAGGATTTAGCGGCGTAAGCATCTCGCTGCAGTAAGTATCTGAGGCGGCTTGTGGTCTCTCGCAATTATATGCGACCTTGGTCAGCGTGCGCTGGACTGTAGAAGGTCGCGAACAATTCCTTCAACGGCGGCGATGAATAGAGGGTGCTCCCCAAGGGGTGGCAGCAGAGTGATGTCGACGCCAGACTTTTTGGTCAGCGCGGCGGTCATGGCGGGGACATCCTCTCGCAAATGTTTCCCTGCGGCGAAAAAAAGAGGCAGGACCGCTATGGACTGCGCACCCTGATCTTTAGCTTTTATCACGGCTTGTTCCAGTGTGGGTTCCGCAAGCTCCATGAACGCCAGGGAAACCTGAGTGGCGCTTTGGGAAA contains:
- a CDS encoding MoxR family ATPase; amino-acid sequence: MSLQATLLDLKNQLSESIIGQSHLLDRLLISLLADGHLLVEGAPGLAKTKAIKELASNIEGDFQRIQFTPDLLPADITGSDIYRPETGNFEFRKGPIFHNLVLADEINRAPAKVQSALLEAMAERQVTVSGRSYPLDGLFMVMATQNPIEQEGTYPLPEAQLDRFLLHVRIDYPDSESELNILRLARHEAAGPKVKESQPLEQEAIFQARKEVLNVYMADSVEQYIVQIIMATRFPEKYDAKLAEWLEYGGSPRATIALDRCARAHAWLNGKDFVAPEDVQAMAFDVLRHRLITSFKAEAEGVSTDKVIARLLEQVPVP
- a CDS encoding NAD-glutamate dehydrogenase; amino-acid sequence: MKQISVETREQFFELLEEEFKKKLDPGLAEDVNRFARLYLEMSPLDEIRSRRLADIYGAVVACWHFLQEHHQDQPKVTVFNPDLETHGWQSTHTVIGILHNNIPFIVDSVRMGLNRMELTLHSIQHAVLYIERDSSAKLKRVIGRDEEPARELGESMVYVEIDRHNDPADHQRIREELETVLGEVRTAVGDYEKMKSHAQELISEFEKDIPNVKKTDLKEASEFLKWLAADHFTFLGYDEYQFKKAGKDTIIQQVAGSELGILKSHPERPAMMKLSDLPQKARRQLLQSEIFTFAKSSQRSRVHRPAYPDYVSVKKFNEQGEVIGERRFLGLYTSRVYHQRPDDIPLVRRKVKHVLKRSGFNPSDYAGKELDQILAVYPRDELFQLGRDDLFDVAMGILYIQERRKIRLFIREDVYGQFVSAIVYVPRDLYSTDLRLRISDILVKATGAEDVEFTTYFSESVLARTQFNLRVPQAERRDLRPAELEERIIAAAQSWQDGLMESLYEAHGEEQANAYIHLYANAFNGAYREEFSPRRAVIDIEHIASLSDERPLAMSFYRALEEDESILHFKLFHGVVQVPLSDVLPLFENLGLRVLGEHPFEAVDRNGKVVWIHDFSLQSRGGEVIDIQKIRKKFEELFLRVWTNEAENDIFNRLVLAAQMDWRQIAMFRAYARYMRQIRFSYSQDFIANTLVNHVHIAKSIYELFEARFNPAKIQSEAQCGAAQQKLEIEINQALDEVEHLSEDRVLRRYVELIKATLRTNYYQRGEDNGVKGYMSFKFSPRDIPEMPLPLPMFEIFVYSPRVEGVHLRGGKVARGGLRWSDRFEDYRTEVLGLVKAQQVKNSVIVPVGAKGGFVAKQLPENDREAMLNEGIACYKTFIRGLLDVTDNLSSGEVIPPLDVVRHDEDDYYLVVAADKGTATFSDIANSLSEEYNFWLGDAFASGGSQGYDHKKMGITARGGWVSVERHFREMGVNTATDDFTVVGVGDMSGDVFGNGMLRSEHILMVAAFNHMHIFIDPNPDAASSFVERKRLFELPRSTWMDYDSKLISAGGGVFSRNAKSIPISPEMKARFGIKQDRLPPNMLISQLLKASVDLLWFGGIGTYVKSSEETHADVGDKANDALRVDASDLQVKVIGEGGNLGMTQLARIEYAFNYGRLNTDFIDNAGGVDCSDHEVNIKILLNEIVAGGDMTMKQRNKLLADMTESVADLVLMNNYRQTQALSIAETDAATRIEEYRRLINHLESIGKLNRGLEFIPDDETITERKSMKRGLVRPELCTLISYVKGWLKETLIDSDLVDHEYLANELHTEFPQVLVEKFGRQMRDHRLRREIIATQVANDMVNHMGITFVDRLRQSTGAPVAAIAQAYVIARNVFQVQNQWAAIEALDYKVGSGMQIAMMSELIRLVRRATRWFLRNRRSELNVMENMDKFSTGIDYIAHHFKELLSGDQLKLWQERYDGYRQAGVPDELAATVAGTPYLYSALGIIEAQEQTNASLDYVARMFFRMGERLDMQWFAHQLNIAQPATHWQALARESFREDLDWQQRALTVGILRMTDAPEDIDQRIDAWSECNTDLIERWRGMLTELKATKDPEFPMYSVALRELLDLAQSTTHATTKV
- a CDS encoding DUF2835 domain-containing protein; this translates as MRQIIVDIYISADEYLNVYRGSAKSVNAVSREGLRVQFPANILQRFVTREGIRGSFVITFDDSNKFQSIEQLA
- a CDS encoding NUDIX hydrolase — encoded protein: MSDSPEINPWRTLSSNQVYVNPWIQVEHREVIAPTGKPGIYGVVHMKNKAVGIVPVDDHGYTWLVGQYRYATECYSWEIPMGGAPHDEWTADAARRELQEETGLIADELSELMRLHTSNCVTDEQGVVYVARKLTQVGWNPDETEELKVQRLPLQEAVDMALSGAITDAISVAALLKIALQHPDWLTQGE